In the genome of Raphanus sativus cultivar WK10039 chromosome 4, ASM80110v3, whole genome shotgun sequence, one region contains:
- the LOC108828890 gene encoding uncharacterized protein LOC108828890 has product MSIGDSNPVTSGEAPELTPPPPPPFLSSDFMSSVMARLAHQEEVQKTTNEQLAALVAALTAPAAPTNRSQTVCRHLFPPTPAEDHAVDESDTNGPPAVYPTPTTADSTTIREIAELKPSLQQMSSQIHQATSAAPQIDSVIASTSRSPFASELTRVQLRKIEKLRLPEYKPGGDPVEHLTAFNIAMARARLSDEEKDAGYCQLFVETLNEQALTWFSQLSENSIRSFRDLSAVFLKTYIMFTKRAATASSLWNMAQTKNQSLKDYMEKFKTIVSRVDVPDHIAIDALMNTLLVNSKFRKDLYSNPTTSLPDAIARSHNFIRMEEDTKAIIRKQNAAKPAAAKSADARTEPRQHAPGDTGSKKGGLLYVVDENNAPVSTMVMHDKKWNVYQRETDSPDASPSTLSAGTVAKVDSATGPTRTPIDLTKHCKYHDVKGHDTTECKSLYAQFLSSIESGDYKIQPPKPKPKGENSWSRNKDKKDDTHTSD; this is encoded by the coding sequence ATGTCGATTGGTGACTCGAACCCCGTCACTTCCGGCGAAGCTCccgagcttacgcctccgcctcctcctccttttctcTCGTCGGACTTCATGAGCTCCGTGATGGCTCGTCTCGCGCATCAAGAAGAAGTTCAGAAAACGACGAACGAGCAGCTCGCTGCCCTTGTAGCTGCCCTCACCGCTCCTGCTGCACCGACAAACCGTTCCCAGACCGTCTGCCGGCATCTTTTCCCTCCAACGCCGGCGGAAGACCACGCCGTCGACGAATCCGACACTAACGGGCCCCCTGCCGTCTACCCTACTCCGACGACAGCAGATTCGACGACGATTCGCGAGATCGCCGAGCTCAAACCCAGCCTTCAACAAATGAGCTCGCAGATCCACCAAGCGACGAGCGCAGCCCCTCAGATCGACAGCGTCATCGCCTCCACTTCGCGCTCGCCCTTCGCTAGCGAGCTAACCAGGGTCCAGCTCCGCAAAATAGAAAAGCTCCGTCTCCCCGAGTACAAACCCGGTGGCGACCCTGTCGAGCATCTAACAGCCTTCAACATAGCTATGGCCAGAGCTCGCCTTTCCGACGAAGAGAAGGACGCAGGATACTGtcagctcttcgtcgaaacaCTCAACGAACAAGCACTAACCTGGTTCTCACAGCTCAGCGAGAACTCGATTCGCAGTTTCCGAGACCTCTCGGCTGTATTCctcaagacttacatcatgTTTACCAAGCGAGCAGCGACCGCTTCCAGCCTGTGGAATATGGCGCAAACAAAGAACCAAAGTCTCAAGgactacatggaaaagttcaagacgATCGTTTCGCGAGTCGACGTCCCTGATCACATCGCTATCGACGCCTTGATGAacactctcctcgtcaactcgaagtttcgTAAGGACCTGTATTCCAACCCTACGACTTCGCTCCCTGACGCTATCGCCCGATCTCACAACTTCATTCGAATGGAAGAAGATACCAAGGCGATAATCCGAAAGCAGAACGCAGCCAAGCCTGCTGCAGCCAAGAGTGCGGATGCTCGGACCGAGCCACGCCAGCACGCACCAGGTGATACTGGCAGCAAAAAAGGGGGTCTCCTCTACGTCGTGGACGAGAACAACGCCCCTGTTTCAACCATGGTCATGCACGATAAAAAATGGAATGTCTATCAGCGAGAGACCGACTCTCCCGATGCGTCTCCCAGTACCCTGAGTGCTGGTACCGTGGCTAAAGTCGATTCGGCGACAGGACCGACCAGAACGCCCATCGATCTTACGaagcattgcaagtatcacgACGTCAAGGGACACGACACGACTGAGTGCAAATCTCTCTAcgcccagttcctctcctcgatcgaAAGCGGAGATTACAAGATCCAGCCGCCGAAACCCAAACCGAAAGGGGAAAACAGCTGGAGCAGGAACAAAGATAAGAAGGACGATACCCATACATCGGATTGA
- the LOC130511224 gene encoding uncharacterized protein LOC130511224 has product MGGSPPCGDSVRAVKDHRRQATTSQRWPQKQVDDQPITFSSDDTLGVHLPHNDPLLVVFSVDKYDVTKVLIDTGSSVDIIFRETLVKMGIDLNDVKPSTRTLTGFNGSSEVIAGTIRLVHACGVTRTVKFSVVGSKAPYHVILGTPWLHSMRAIASTYHQCVKFPGSDGSIKTLKGDQQAARDLLIATVKIQRSQSLVNSVSPPTSKVCPQKEEVLKVPVDDSDPSKSVRIGAFLPDEMQQKILEFLKQNLSSFAWTMSDMKGIDPAITTHELNVDPNFKPIRQKRRKLGPERSKAVAEEVERLLSAGSITEVRYPEWLANPVVVKKKNGYNQILMHPDDREKIALITDRGTYCYKVMPFGLKNAGATYQTLVNRMFADQLGKTMEVYIDDMLVKSLRADDHLAHLKECFAILNEYGMKLNPAKCTFGVSSGEFLVRETAVRQRLTGRIAALNRFISRSTDKCLPFYDLLRGNKKFIWDDNCEDAFVQLKQYLTTPPVLAKPDVGDVLSLYIAVSSAAKLALAVVDSARKLRPYFQSHSIEVLTDQPLRTVLQNPNRAGRLTKWAIELSELDITYKCRTAAKSQVLADFLVELTPDLAQDLDIPSPNWILHVDGSSTSKGSGAGVQLQLPTGELIRQSFSFGFPASNNKAEYESLIAGLRLARAVKAKRLSAYCDSQLVASQFSGAYDARNDIMNAYLRVVQELAREFDFFELTKVPRGENVCADALAALGSKLHDQVKRTIPIHRIDRPSIDPPSDESLPIAPIFATTRRSTTDHANTEMPDHDDTPIDWRAEFLDYLIREELPKDKWPARRHGLPYEIITDNGSQFMSGNFKEFCSKWNIRLSPSTPRYPQGNGQAESSNKIIIDEIKKRLDLKKGHWADELDGVLWSHRTTPRGATKSTPFSLAYGMEAMAPAEVNVTSLRRAKMPHFVELNQDMLLDALDELEE; this is encoded by the exons ATGGGTGGATCACCTCCTTGCGGTGATTCGGTTAGGGCAGTCAAGGACCATCGAAGGCAAGCCACCACTTCCCAACGATGGCCCCAGAAACAAGTAGACGATCAGCCGATAACCTTTTCGTCTGACGATACACTCGGCGTGCACCTCCCTCATAACGATCCTTTGCTCGTCGTATTCAGCGTCGACAAGTACGACGTCACAAAAGTGCTTATCGACACCGGGAGCTCGGTCGATATCATCTTTCGCGAAACTCTCGTGAAAATGGGAATCGATCTCAACGACGTCAAGCCTTCTACTCGGACCCTGACAGGATTCAACGGCTCGTCGGAGGTAATCGCAGGCACGATCCGCCTAGTTCATGCATGTGGAGTCACTCGAACGGTCAAGTTTTCTGTGGTCGGCTCCAAAGCCCCTTACCACGTTATACTCGGCACCCCATGGCTACATTCAATGCGAGCAATCGcatcaacgtaccatcagtgtGTTAAGTTCCCAGGATCAGACGGATCGATCAAAACTCTGAAAGGCGATCAGCAAGCTGCGCGAGATCTCCTAATCGCCACGGTTAAAATTCAGCGCTCCCAGTCACTCGTCAACTCAGTCTCTCCCCCCACGAGCAAAGTTTGCCCGCAAAAGGAAGAGGTTCTGAAAGTACCAGTTGACGACTCGGATCCGAGCAAATCAGTCCGAATAGGTGCATTTCTACCCGACGAAATGCAACAGAAGATCCTCGAGTTTCTTAAGCAAAATCTGTCCTCATTCGCCTGGACAATGTCTGATATGAAAGGAATCGATCCAGCTATCACAACTCACGAACTCAATGTCGATCCCAACTTCAAGCCCATCCGGCAGAAGAGGAGAAAGTTGGGACCGGAGCGGTCCAAAGCAGTCGCAGAAGAAGTCGAGCGTCTACTCAGCGCCGGCTCGATCACCGAAGTTCGTTACCCAGAATGGCTAGCCAACCCGGTAGTCGTTaagaagaagaacg gctACAACCAGATCCTGATGCACCCGGACGACCGAGAGAAAATTGCTTTAATCACTGATCGGGGAACCTACTGTTATAAGGTGATGCCATTCGGGTTGAAAAACGCTGGAGCAACCTACCAGACGCTTGTCAACCGGATGTTCGCCGACCAGCTGGGGAAGACGATGgaagtctatatcgacgacatgctcgtcaaatccCTCCGAGCTGACGACCACCTAGCGCACTTAAAGGAATGCTTCGCCATCCTAAACGAGTACGGGATGAAGTTGAATCCCGCCAAGTGCACCTTTGGCGTCTCCTCGGGCGAATTCCTTG TCCGAGAAACTGCTGTGAGGCAGAGACTAACAGGACGCATCGCCGCGCTCAATCGCTTTATCTCCCGATCTACCGACAAGTGTCTCCCCTTCTATGATCTCCTCcgagggaacaagaagttcatTTGGGACGACAACTGCGAGGACGCATTCGTTCAACTCAAGCAGTACTTGACGACTCCTCCCGTCCTGGCCAAACCAGACGTAGGAGACGTCCTGTCTCTCTATATCGCCGTCTCCTCGGCAGCC AAACTGGCTCTGGCCGTCGTTGATTCTGCAAGGAAACTACGACCCTACTTCCAATCACACTCTATCGAAGTGTTGACCGACCAACCGCTCCGCACCGTcctgcaaaatcccaacagagcTGGCCGGTTGACTAAGTGGGCAATCGAACTGAGCGAGCTTGATATTACGTACAAATGCCGAACAGCCGCcaaatctcaagtcctcgccgacttccttgtCGAGCTCACACCAGATCTTGCACAAGACCTCGACATTCCAAGCCCCAATTGGATTCTTCATGTCGACGGATCATCAACGAGCAAAGGATCCGGTGCGGGAGTCCAGCTTCAATTGCCGACAGGGGAACTCATTCGCCAGTCTTTCAGTTTCGGCTTCCCGGCCTCTAACAACAAAGCAGAGTACGAGTCGTTGATCGCCGGTCTCCGTCTCGCCCGAGCCGTCAAAGCCAAACGCTTGAGTGCTTATTGCGACTCGCAGCTCGTCGCCAGCCAGTTCAGCGGCGCCTACGATGCTCGCAATGACATAATGAACGCATATCTCCGGGTGGTTCAAGAGCTTGCTAGGGAATTCGATTTCTTCGAACTCACCAAGGTTCCCCGCGGAGAGAACGTTTGCGCCGATGCCTTAGCTGCACTCGGGAGCAAACTCCACGACCAGGTCAAAAGGACGATACCCATACATCGGATTGATCGACCGAGCATCGATCCTCCTTCCGACGAAAGTCTTCCCATCGCTCCAATCTTCGCAACAACTCGACGATCCACCACCGATCACGCCAACACTGAGATGCCCGATCATGACGACACCCCGATCGACTGGCGAGCCGAGTTCCTAGATTATCTCATCCGTGAAGAACTGCCGAAAGATAAGTGGCCAGCGAGACGCCATGGTTTACCATACGAGATCATAACGGACAATGGCTCTCAGTTCATgtccggaaacttcaaagagttctgtagcaagtggaatatccgcctaaGCCCTTCGACTCCCCGCTACCCGCAAGGAAACGGGCAGGCGGAATCCTCCAACAAGATTATCATCGATGAGATCAAGAAGCGACTCGACCTCAAGAAAGGCCATTGGGCCGACGAACTGGACGGCGTCCTCTGGTCGCACCGAACGACTCCTCGTGGTGCGACCAAATccacccctttctctcttgcttacgggatggaagcaatggccccCGCCGAAGTTAACGTGACGAGTCTTCGGCGCGCCAAGATGCCGCATTTCGTCGAACTTAATCAAGATATGCTCCTCGATGCCCTTGATGAACTCGAGGAATAA
- the LOC108828930 gene encoding LOW QUALITY PROTEIN: G-type lectin S-receptor-like serine/threonine-protein kinase At1g61480 (The sequence of the model RefSeq protein was modified relative to this genomic sequence to represent the inferred CDS: inserted 2 bases in 1 codon), with protein sequence MNTIETATNCFSLSNKLGQGGFGSVYKGMLQDGTEIAVKRLSSSSGQGKEEFMNEIVLISKLQHKNLVRILGCCIEXEERLLIYEFMLNKSLDTFLFDSRRKLEIDWPKRLSIIQGIARGLHYLHRDSHLKVIHRDLKVSNILLDEKMNPRISDFGLARMYQGTEYQENTRRVAGTLGYMSPEYAWSGMFSEKSDIYSFGVLLLEIISGEKISRFSYGVEGKTLIAYVWESWCENGGIDLLDNDIADSCQPLEVKRCVLIGLLCVQHQPADRPNTLELLSMLTTTSDLPSPKQPTFVVNTRDEEPVSKGSITVNEMTQSLILGR encoded by the exons ATGAATACCATTGAAACTGCCACCAATTGTTTCAGTCTGTCTAATAAACTCGGACAAGGTGGATTTGGTTCAGTTTACAAG GGAATGCTGCAAGATGGGACGGAGATTGCTGTAAAACGTCTTTCTAGCAGCTCAGGGCAGGGTAAAGAAGAGTTTATGAATGAAATAGTACTCATCTCAAAACTACAACACAAAAACTTGGTTCGGATATTGGGATGTTGCATTGA GGAGGAGAGGCTATTGATTTATGAGTTCATGTTGAACAAAAGCCTTGATACTTTTCTCTTTG ATTCAAGAAGAAAGCTTGAGATTGACTGGCCTAAGAGATTAAGTATCATTCAAGGCATTGCACGTGGACTTCACTATCTCCATCGTGACTCACACCTCAAGGTGATTCACCGAGACCTGAAGGTGAGCAATATCCTTCTAGATGAGAagatgaacccaagaatttcagATTTTGGATTGGCCCGGATGTATCAAGGAACCGAATATCAGGAAAATACTCGCAGGGTTGCAGGAACTCT AGGTTATATGTCTCCCGAGTATGCATGGAGTGGGATGTTCTCTGAGAAATCAGACATCTATAGCTTCGGAGTGCTGCTGTTGgaaataatcagtggagagaagATTTCAAGATTCAGCTACGGCGTAGAAGGAAAAACTCTCATAGCTTAT GTGTGGGAATCTTGGTGTGAAAATGGAGGAATTGATCTTTTGGATAACGATATTGCTGACTCATGTCAACCACTAGAAGTTAAGAGATGTGTTTTGATTGGTTTGCTCTGTGTTCAACACCAACCTGCCGACAGACCCAACACACTTGAGTTACTGTCTATGCTCACCACAACATCAGATCTCCCATCACCAAAACAACCCACATTTGTCGTGAACACCCGAGATGAAGAACCGGTGTCTAAAGGTTCGATCACTGTCAATGAGATGACGCAGTCTCTGATTCTTGGGCGTTAA